A genomic segment from Lemur catta isolate mLemCat1 chromosome 9, mLemCat1.pri, whole genome shotgun sequence encodes:
- the ENY2 gene encoding transcription and mRNA export factor ENY2 isoform X1 — MVVSKMNKDAQMRAAINQKLIETGERERLKELLRAKLIECGWKDQLKAHCKEVIKEKGLEHVTVDDLVAEITPKGRALVPDSVKKELLQRIRTFLAQHASL, encoded by the exons ATGGTG GTTAGCAAGATGAACAAAGATGCGCAGATGAGAGCAGCGATTAACCAAAAGTTGATAGAAACTGGAGAAAGAGAACG cCTCAAAGAGTTGCTGAGAGCTAAATTAATTGAATGTGGCTGGAAGGATCAGTTGAAGGCACACTGTAAAG AggtaattaaagaaaaaggacTAGAACACGTTACTGTTGATGACTTGGTGGCTGAAATCACTCCAAAAGGCAGAG cCCTGGTACCTGACAGTGTAAAGAAGGAGCTCCTACAAAGAATAAGAACATTCCTTGCTCAGCATGCCAGCCTTTAA
- the ENY2 gene encoding transcription and mRNA export factor ENY2 isoform X2: protein MNKDAQMRAAINQKLIETGERERLKELLRAKLIECGWKDQLKAHCKEVIKEKGLEHVTVDDLVAEITPKGRALVPDSVKKELLQRIRTFLAQHASL from the exons ATGAACAAAGATGCGCAGATGAGAGCAGCGATTAACCAAAAGTTGATAGAAACTGGAGAAAGAGAACG cCTCAAAGAGTTGCTGAGAGCTAAATTAATTGAATGTGGCTGGAAGGATCAGTTGAAGGCACACTGTAAAG AggtaattaaagaaaaaggacTAGAACACGTTACTGTTGATGACTTGGTGGCTGAAATCACTCCAAAAGGCAGAG cCCTGGTACCTGACAGTGTAAAGAAGGAGCTCCTACAAAGAATAAGAACATTCCTTGCTCAGCATGCCAGCCTTTAA